One genomic segment of Pseudomonas sp. RU47 includes these proteins:
- the rpsI gene encoding 30S ribosomal protein S9, whose translation MSATQNYGTGRRKTATARVFLRPGTGNISINNRSLENFFGRETARMVVRQPLELTETVEKFDIYVTVIGGGVSGQAGAIRHGITRALMDYDETLRGALRKAGFVTRDAREVERKKVGLRKARKRPQYSKR comes from the coding sequence ATGTCGGCGACTCAAAATTACGGCACTGGCCGTCGCAAGACCGCAACCGCACGCGTTTTCCTGCGTCCGGGTACTGGTAACATCTCCATCAACAACCGTTCGCTGGAAAACTTCTTCGGCCGTGAAACTGCCCGCATGGTAGTTCGCCAGCCGCTGGAGCTGACTGAGACTGTCGAGAAGTTCGACATCTACGTCACCGTGATCGGTGGTGGTGTAAGTGGTCAAGCTGGCGCAATCCGCCACGGCATCACTCGCGCTCTGATGGACTACGACGAAACCCTGCGTGGCGCTCTGCGCAAAGCTGGCTTCGTTACTCGCGACGCCCGTGAAGTTGAACGTAAGAAAGTTGGTCTGCGTAAAGCGCGTAAGCGTCCGCAGTACTCGAAGCGTTAA
- a CDS encoding acyl-CoA dehydrogenase family protein: MIPRTLFSSEHELFRDSVRTFLEKEAVPFHAQWEKQGYIDRKLWNKAGEAGMLCSHLPEEYGGLGADFLYSAVVIEEVGRLGLTGIGFSLHSDIVAPYILHYGSEALKHKYLPKLVSGEMVTAIAMTEPGAGSDLQGVKTTAVLDGDEYVINGSKTFITNGFLADLVIVVAKTDPKAGAKGTSLFLVEANTPGFDKGKRLEKVGMKAQDTSELFFQDVRVPKENLLGQAGAGFAYLMQELPQERLTVAIGGLASAEAALQWTLDYTRDRKAFGKAIADFQNTRFKLAEMATEIQIGRVFVDKCLELHLQGKLDVPTAAMAKYWGTDLQCKVLDECVQLHGGYGFMWEYPVARAWADARVQRIYAGTNEIMKEIIARSL, encoded by the coding sequence ATGATCCCCAGAACCTTGTTCAGCTCCGAGCACGAATTGTTTCGCGACAGCGTACGAACCTTCCTCGAAAAAGAGGCCGTGCCGTTTCATGCGCAATGGGAGAAACAAGGCTATATCGACCGCAAACTCTGGAACAAGGCAGGCGAGGCGGGAATGCTCTGCTCGCACCTGCCGGAAGAGTACGGCGGGCTGGGGGCAGATTTTCTCTACAGCGCCGTGGTGATCGAAGAGGTCGGTAGATTGGGTTTGACCGGGATCGGCTTTTCGCTGCACTCGGACATTGTCGCGCCGTACATCCTGCATTACGGCAGCGAAGCGCTGAAGCACAAATACCTGCCGAAACTGGTTTCGGGCGAGATGGTCACGGCCATCGCCATGACCGAGCCGGGTGCCGGTTCCGACCTGCAAGGCGTGAAGACCACCGCCGTGCTGGACGGTGACGAATATGTGATCAACGGCTCGAAAACCTTCATTACCAACGGTTTTCTCGCGGACTTGGTGATCGTGGTCGCCAAGACCGATCCAAAGGCCGGCGCCAAGGGCACCAGCCTGTTTCTGGTGGAAGCGAATACGCCGGGCTTCGACAAGGGCAAGCGCCTGGAGAAGGTCGGCATGAAGGCGCAGGACACCTCCGAGTTGTTCTTCCAGGATGTGCGCGTGCCCAAGGAAAACCTGCTCGGGCAGGCTGGGGCAGGGTTTGCTTATCTGATGCAGGAGTTGCCGCAGGAGCGTCTGACCGTGGCGATCGGTGGCCTCGCCTCAGCCGAAGCAGCGTTGCAGTGGACGCTCGATTACACCCGTGATCGCAAAGCGTTCGGCAAGGCGATTGCCGACTTCCAGAACACGCGCTTCAAGCTGGCCGAGATGGCCACGGAAATCCAGATCGGCCGAGTGTTCGTCGACAAGTGTCTGGAGTTGCACCTGCAAGGCAAGCTGGATGTGCCGACAGCGGCGATGGCCAAGTATTGGGGCACCGACCTGCAATGCAAGGTGCTCGACGAATGCGTGCAATTGCATGGCGGCTACGGCTTCATGTGGGAATACCCGGTGGCCCGGGCGTGGGCGGATGCGCGGGTGCAGCGGATTTACGCCGGTACCAATGAAATCATGAAGGAGATCATTGCGCGGTCGCTTTGA
- the rplM gene encoding 50S ribosomal protein L13, whose protein sequence is MKTFTAKPETVKRDWFVVDAAGQTLGRLATEIASRLRGKHKPEYTPHVDTGDYIVVINAEQIRVTGAKTTDKMYYSHSGFPGGIKSINFEKLIAKAPERVIETAVKGMLPKNPLGRDMYRKLKVYAGAAHPHTAQQPQELKF, encoded by the coding sequence ATGAAAACTTTTACTGCTAAACCGGAAACAGTAAAGCGCGACTGGTTTGTCGTCGACGCTGCTGGTCAGACCCTGGGTCGTCTGGCCACCGAAATCGCGAGCCGTCTGCGTGGCAAGCACAAGCCTGAGTACACTCCTCACGTTGACACCGGCGACTACATCGTCGTAATCAACGCTGAGCAGATTCGTGTTACCGGTGCTAAAACCACTGACAAAATGTACTACTCCCACTCCGGTTTCCCGGGCGGCATCAAGTCGATCAACTTTGAAAAGCTGATCGCTAAAGCCCCTGAGCGCGTGATCGAGACCGCGGTTAAAGGCATGCTGCCTAAAAACCCACTGGGTCGCGACATGTACCGTAAGCTGAAAGTCTATGCGGGCGCTGCACACCCACATACTGCTCAGCAGCCCCAAGAACTGAAGTTTTAA
- the petA gene encoding ubiquinol-cytochrome c reductase iron-sulfur subunit, with translation MSNDGVNAGRRRFLVAATSVVGAAGAVGAAVPFVGSWFPSAKAKAAGAPVKVNVSKIEPGQQMIAEWRGQPVFIVRRTEEILGNLKKIEGQLSDPTSKNSTQPTYVDPEVRSIKPEILLLIGICTHLGCSPTFRPEVAPADLGKDWVGGYFCPCHGSHYDLAGRVYKSQPAPLNLPVPPHSYETDDLIIIGTDPEKA, from the coding sequence ATGAGCAATGACGGCGTGAATGCAGGCCGGCGTCGCTTCTTGGTAGCAGCCACATCCGTGGTGGGTGCTGCAGGAGCGGTGGGGGCTGCGGTCCCGTTCGTGGGGTCATGGTTTCCCAGTGCCAAGGCGAAAGCCGCCGGTGCACCGGTGAAAGTGAATGTCAGCAAAATCGAGCCAGGACAGCAGATGATTGCTGAGTGGCGCGGCCAGCCGGTGTTCATTGTCCGCCGTACCGAGGAAATCCTGGGGAATCTCAAAAAGATCGAGGGCCAGCTCTCCGATCCAACCTCCAAAAACTCCACGCAACCTACCTATGTCGACCCTGAAGTGCGTTCGATCAAGCCGGAAATTCTGCTGCTGATCGGGATCTGCACACACCTGGGTTGCTCACCAACTTTCCGTCCCGAAGTGGCACCTGCGGATCTGGGCAAAGACTGGGTCGGTGGCTATTTCTGCCCTTGCCACGGCTCCCATTACGATCTGGCTGGCCGCGTCTACAAGTCGCAACCTGCGCCTTTGAACCTGCCAGTTCCGCCGCATTCCTATGAGACCGATGACCTGATCATCATTGGTACTGATCCGGAGAAAGCGTGA
- a CDS encoding GlxA family transcriptional regulator, whose translation MASLRYGKQLGHGLTPAFETRLVSPDGKPVNSFSDVVMPVDGGLENADVIILPAFWDDFDTLCGRYPQVLPWLREQHSRGAVLCGEATGVFWLAEAGLLNGKEATTYWRFFNAFAERFPKVYLNQDKHLTDADNLYCAGGTTSACDLYIYLIERFCGANVAQAVARDILYEVQRSYSPGRIGFGGQKLHQDVIILQIQHWLEEHFADKFRFEDVAREHGMSIRNFMRRFQTATGDKPLHYLQRLRIETAKGLLSGSRKSIKTISYEVGYDDASFFARLFRQHTELSPNQYRQQFQQAA comes from the coding sequence CTGGCCAGCCTGCGTTATGGCAAACAACTGGGCCACGGCCTGACTCCGGCGTTCGAAACACGCCTGGTCAGCCCCGACGGCAAACCGGTGAACAGCTTCAGTGACGTCGTGATGCCGGTCGACGGCGGCCTGGAAAACGCCGATGTCATTATCCTCCCGGCGTTCTGGGACGATTTCGACACACTGTGCGGCCGTTATCCACAAGTCCTGCCGTGGCTGCGCGAACAGCACTCACGCGGCGCCGTGTTGTGCGGCGAAGCCACCGGGGTGTTCTGGCTGGCCGAGGCCGGCCTGCTCAACGGCAAGGAGGCGACCACCTATTGGCGTTTCTTCAATGCCTTTGCCGAGCGTTTTCCGAAGGTCTATCTGAATCAGGACAAGCACCTGACCGATGCCGACAACTTGTATTGCGCCGGCGGCACCACGTCAGCCTGCGACCTTTACATCTACTTGATCGAACGCTTCTGCGGAGCCAACGTCGCGCAAGCCGTGGCCCGCGACATCCTTTACGAAGTGCAGCGCAGCTATTCGCCGGGACGCATCGGGTTCGGTGGGCAGAAACTGCATCAGGACGTGATCATTCTGCAGATCCAGCACTGGCTCGAAGAGCATTTCGCCGACAAGTTCCGCTTCGAAGACGTCGCTCGCGAGCATGGCATGAGCATCCGCAACTTCATGCGGCGCTTCCAGACGGCCACCGGTGACAAGCCACTGCATTACTTGCAACGCCTGCGTATCGAGACGGCGAAAGGCTTGTTGTCCGGCAGCCGCAAAAGCATCAAGACCATCAGTTATGAGGTCGGTTACGACGATGCGAGCTTCTTTGC
- a CDS encoding NADP(H)-dependent aldo-keto reductase produces MDYRQLGRTDLNVSAICLGTMTWGEQNTEAEAFAQIERAKEAGINFIDTAEMYPVPPKAETYATTERYIGNYFKSRGDRADWILASKIAGPGNTIDYIRDKNLRHNRQHITAAVDASLERLRTDYIDLYQLHWPERSTNFFGQLGYKHKIEANLTPLEDTLEALDEQVKAGKIRHIGLSNETPWGTMRFLALAEARGWPRAVSIQNPYNLLNRSFEVGLAEIAIREQCGLLAYSPLAFGFLSGKYEGGARPPKGRLSLYSRFSRYFNAQSEAACSRYVALAREHGLDPAQMALAFVTQQPFVTSNIIGATTLEQLDSNIASFDLKLSDEVLEGIEAIHKDHPNPAP; encoded by the coding sequence ATGGACTATCGCCAGCTAGGCCGTACCGACCTGAACGTGAGTGCAATCTGCCTCGGCACCATGACCTGGGGCGAGCAAAACACTGAAGCTGAAGCCTTCGCCCAGATCGAACGGGCCAAGGAAGCCGGGATCAATTTCATCGACACCGCCGAGATGTACCCGGTGCCGCCGAAAGCCGAAACCTACGCTACCACCGAGCGCTATATCGGCAATTACTTCAAAAGTCGCGGCGACCGCGCCGACTGGATCCTCGCCAGCAAGATCGCCGGCCCCGGCAACACCATCGACTACATCCGCGACAAAAACCTGCGCCACAACCGCCAGCACATCACCGCAGCGGTGGATGCCAGCCTCGAGCGCCTGCGGACCGACTACATCGATCTATACCAATTGCACTGGCCGGAACGCAGCACCAACTTTTTCGGACAGCTGGGCTACAAGCACAAGATCGAAGCGAACCTGACCCCACTGGAAGATACCCTCGAAGCGCTCGACGAACAGGTGAAGGCCGGCAAGATCCGCCACATCGGTCTGTCCAACGAAACGCCGTGGGGCACCATGCGTTTTCTCGCCTTGGCCGAAGCCCGTGGCTGGCCGCGCGCGGTGTCGATCCAGAACCCGTACAACCTGCTTAACCGCAGTTTTGAAGTGGGTCTGGCGGAAATCGCCATCCGCGAACAATGCGGCCTGCTGGCCTATTCGCCGCTGGCGTTTGGTTTCCTGTCGGGTAAATACGAAGGTGGCGCTCGTCCGCCGAAAGGTCGTCTGAGTCTCTACAGTCGCTTCAGCCGCTATTTCAATGCGCAGTCGGAAGCAGCATGCAGCCGCTATGTGGCGCTGGCCCGTGAACACGGTCTGGATCCAGCGCAAATGGCGTTGGCGTTCGTGACGCAGCAGCCGTTTGTCACCAGCAATATCATTGGTGCGACCACGCTTGAACAACTGGACAGCAACATTGCCAGCTTCGATCTGAAGCTCTCGGATGAAGTGCTGGAAGGGATCGAGGCGATTCACAAGGATCACCCGAACCCAGCGCCTTGA